The genomic stretch tcagtctctgaaccaacaaacatgatactgaGTCTCAGTCTCTCAATCTCTGTCTCAATACCTTAAAATAAACACTACCTAAAAGACATATACAAAAATGTGTATTTTGCTATTGTTTCTTAAACCAAACATATTACAAAATATAGTATTGTCCTTTGTCTTTATCTCTATAGTACATTTAAatactatttaaaaaataaatttaattaaaaaaaaatttagagactaatttaaaaaatgaatcaTCTTTCAAAAACTAAAGTTCTTAGAAGACACACCACATTTGTGGCATATTAGTCGGGTTGGATAGGATTAGTAAAGTTTCTTATGACAAAATTCAAATGCTAGTAACTCgattagaattaaaatatataaatgtttacataaatataataaaaaaattgtatcttAAGTTCTTAAGAATTAAGTCAACATTCACGTctaaaaaataaagtaataaaCCATTCATTGTAGAAAGAGCAAAATGTTCTTTTCATAAACACCAAGCGATTACCTTAAATacctatatgaaaatacaaaattttatcaGTTCAATTGTTATAACTATGTTAAACTTAATAATCCACCttcatataatataataataaagataaagtGAGGAAGTCTTTAACCTTTAGACCTCACATGCATGAAGATTGAAGAATATAcaagactttttttttttttttaagttgcgTGTAACCTTGATTGAGTTGAGtgcatatatttatttaaattatgcAACTTTACGCGTAAAAAGattatcctttttattattcaatttaatttttttcctaGGACGTAATGAAATTAATTTCCATCTATATATACACCCTCTATCTCCAGAGTTGAATtcagaaaatatatatatattggtatAACTAAAAGTTAATTGTCATCGTGTTCAATAGATGGCTAAGTCCATGGCAAACTTGTTTTCATGTGTTCTTCTGGTTTCAGGTTTATATATCAtttcttcattcttttctattttcatttattaatattgctttcatattttaattttaactccTTATTTATGAAAATTGTTAGACAAGTTATTAATTACATCAGTCAATAATGGACCCTAAGGAGCTCCACTAACAAATGCGTCTCGTTATAGACTTATAGTGATTATACATCTTTGACCATacttaaaattatgaaaactcaagtgcagtcaattttatgtaaaattgatAGTTGAGAACGATTAAATAATCAATTCCGTTAGGTAATCAATAAGGATTCTACcaacttctgccaactcttattaCTGTGtttaatgaaaatatttttatggatgttctaatgaaaatatcttttttatggCTGTGTCTAATGGAACTATCTTTATGGATATGTTTcttgaatatatttttttatatatgtgtCTTTTAGTGGAGGtgttttaatattaattattgttagCAATAAGTTGGCAGGTAGTATATTGATACCCTATactttttcttaaataatttaactgatttgactaaattttcatgtAACTAACGACTCTGAATTATTAATTTTACCTGAAATTGACTGCATCTGAATTTCCACTACTTAAAATatgttatcaaaattaaactaatattttttattattttaaaatgtttttaaatttaaaaaaatagcgAATAACGTTGTCAAATAGATTGTGACATTAATTTAGCCATACGTAAAAAGTGTTACTAAAATTGAATAATTACTATCTCTTTAGAATAATTGAATGATTTACGTACATGAATGAAAGTGTGTTGTTTTTGTTTACAGTTTTTGTGTTTGCGGTGACAATTGAAGTGGGTGAAGGTCGACAATGTCACGAGACTTTGTCTAATTATTTGTGTGAGAGAGTTGACTTGTGTCAATCGATATGTGAACATCGTCACGGAGGGATTGAAACAGTTGGGTATTGCGCTTATCCCCATTGTTATTGCTCCTACAATTGTTGATTAGGGTTTGCTTAAAGCACCtattaattatatatgaataataataggCATTTAAGTCATTTTCATTTTTCGTATGCATTTGTACTCAAATTTTATCCAAATAAAACAATTAATGAATATTGTTATATACTTAATTGTCATCTATATTTAGAgattagatattattattctgaTTTGAGCAAATTTATTTATTGACTGATTGAATCCAATAGGAGAACAAAAATCAAGTAGCTAGTTGAATTGGATAAATAGGTTTGATTAGTCCGTTTTATAATTGGTTCGGCTATGGAATTTGAACAAATTAATTACTAGaccaatttaaattagtaaattaattactagatcaaattaataaattaataaattagtaatgcgctaatatttatttaaataaattaataaattaattattagaccGACCTAAATTAATTAGATAGCAGCATCCCACTCTAAGAATGCACTATCTACAAGAATTAGAGTTATGATAATTTAGTGGCTATCTATAAAGAAGTAGAGGGTTTTGGATATGATAATTTAGTGTCAATACTTAAAACATCTTTATTGGTCTTAGCGGACCGCttttcaataatattttatattggaCCAAAAGTGTCTTGGACCTATATTTTGGatacaaatattttaataaaaaaaacataattgtcctttttaaataattgactttttttttactattaacaAGTTCAAATATATATTAATGTCTTTCTTTTTATATGATAAGTTGTGTTTATTTACAGACACAAAACATTAagatagaaatataaaaatataaaattatatttgataaataaaatataaacaaaaataatatatttaaaaatattaaattaatatattttgtattatttttaataaaaaaatatataaatattaataaaaaataatttatttattattttttttttatcaaatttttataattttattttttattttttaattttagtataaaaaataagaataaattaaatttttataatttattttaatttattattaaataaaatataaaaatattaaattttatatttatatttttttatatcttattttaaGTATCATGTcttgtattatttttaaagtGAAACACAACCTGTACTaataaatttttcaatcattcaTCTAGGCTTGGCAGCATGGATCTTATTTGCGGGTACCAAACCCGACCCAACTCGGTCGGGTAGGGTTGCCAACCCGATCCGCTGTGGGTAAGGTTGGGCACGGAGCAGGTTGGCCTGCGGAGCGAGTAAGGTACGGATTGAGCCTCAACTCTACCTGCCCTATCCCATAATATGTGTTATATATGTTTAAAAATGTTACATATGAGAGTTGAACCAAAGACCTTAAACATGTGCAAAAGGTTTGTAGCCACTGAACCAAAGATACTTGTATTATTTATGAGATATTTGTGtcattataataattttttttgtcaaccCGCAGGTAGGATCGGATACCCGTGGGTTGAGCGCGAATAGAGTTAGAGTTGGATATTTCTCAACTCGCGAGTAAGATAGGATTGAGTGTTAGCTAAAAACTCAACCCGCAGGtagaattagggttagattcaAACCCTACACTACCCTACCAATTATCACCCCTACATTCATCTCTATTTAATTGCGGAATATGATcgaatttttatgaaattcagAGCAAAAGGTTCTTACCTTTTATCTAATAGAAAGGAGGTGGGTTGTAAATTTGTAATTCATTGACCAAAAATTTATCCTAAATATCAACTacgaaaataaaaattacttcCTAAACTTTGGCTCATATGtaatttacttttaaaatttttaaataatggTTCGGAAAAGCAAACTAATTTTTCTTCCTAGATTACCCTCATCATATGCCATGTGTTTTATTGTGGACACATACAATAACATTAACAGAAGAATAATTAATAGAAGAATAATTTTGGAAGAAACATTTATAGAATGCTTTTTTTTACAATCTTATGCATTTAATAACTATAAAGAATATATTAAACTTTCATGAACTGTTCATAAATATTAAGTGATATATATGTACGGTGAATTTTAGTATACAGAGCAAAATTGGTACAGATTTAAAGATTTGTTTACACCACACTTTCTAAAGCCACACTTTACACCGTAATTCTTCACAAAGAAAAACATCACCTAatagaaaaaagtaaattagaagatttaagagaagaaataatcaagttatcaaaattaatagatcaaaaattaatgattttaactaatgttaactgtaatgacaccgaattcttaaaatcaatacaaaatgatttttctcaaaatctttattttactataagttttattgaaggacttcaaaaacctgaaaaaacttatttttcacacggaatttctaagaaatgttaccatggaaatgattccccacatctttatcatacttttaacccacaattaaattcta from Arachis stenosperma cultivar V10309 chromosome 9, arast.V10309.gnm1.PFL2, whole genome shotgun sequence encodes the following:
- the LOC130947936 gene encoding uncharacterized protein LOC130947936, with product MAKSMANLFSCVLLVSVFVFAVTIEVGEGRQCHETLSNYLCERVDLCQSICEHRHGGIETAWQHGSYLRVPNPTQLGRVGLPTRSAVGKVGHGAGWPAERVR